The following proteins are co-located in the Pyxidicoccus trucidator genome:
- a CDS encoding polyphosphate kinase 2 family protein, giving the protein MDLSASVESNEAYEKELEALQERVFQLQIQAWLSGRRAVLVFEGWDASGKGGAIRRLTSLMDPRGYKVWPIGTPSQEEQRHHYLWRFWRKTPGTGEVCVFDRSWYGRVLVERVEGFAKPAEWRRAYDEINAFERMLTDDGVRMAKFFIHIDKQMQLKRFRAREKDPFKRYKLGPEDWRNRSKWKKYEGAIQDMLDRTHRPDAPWHVVAGNDKRHTRLEVLRRCAELLEK; this is encoded by the coding sequence GTGGATTTGTCGGCCTCGGTGGAGAGCAACGAGGCGTATGAAAAAGAGCTGGAGGCCCTCCAGGAGCGGGTCTTCCAGCTGCAGATCCAGGCCTGGCTGTCCGGGCGCCGGGCCGTCCTCGTGTTCGAGGGCTGGGACGCGTCGGGCAAGGGAGGCGCCATCCGCCGGCTCACCTCGCTGATGGACCCGCGCGGGTACAAGGTCTGGCCCATCGGCACGCCGTCCCAGGAGGAGCAGCGGCACCACTACCTCTGGCGCTTCTGGCGGAAGACGCCGGGCACCGGGGAGGTGTGTGTGTTCGACCGGAGCTGGTACGGGCGGGTGCTGGTGGAGCGGGTGGAGGGCTTCGCGAAGCCAGCCGAGTGGCGGCGTGCCTACGACGAAATCAATGCCTTCGAGCGCATGCTCACCGACGACGGCGTACGCATGGCGAAGTTTTTCATCCACATTGATAAACAGATGCAGCTCAAGCGCTTCCGGGCGCGTGAGAAGGACCCCTTCAAGCGTTACAAGCTGGGGCCGGAGGACTGGCGCAACCGCTCGAAGTGGAAGAAGTACGAGGGGGCCATCCAGGACATGCTGGACCGCACCCACCGGCCGGACGCGCCGTGGCACGTGGTGGCGGGGAACGACAAGCGCCATACGCGGCTGGAGGTGCTGCGCCGGTGCGCGGAGCTGCTGGAGAAGTAG
- the trxA gene encoding thioredoxin translates to MAGADVTNIGDGDFKQQVLDSQEPVLVDFWATWCAPCRAIAPALDALATQYKGQVKFTKLNIDDNQDTPQQYGVRSIPTLLIFKGGQVVEQIVGAVPKARIEAALQKAL, encoded by the coding sequence ATGGCAGGCGCTGACGTGACGAATATCGGGGATGGCGACTTCAAGCAGCAGGTCCTGGACTCCCAGGAGCCCGTGCTGGTGGACTTCTGGGCCACCTGGTGCGCCCCGTGCCGGGCCATCGCCCCGGCCCTGGACGCCCTGGCCACCCAGTACAAGGGCCAGGTGAAGTTCACCAAGCTGAACATCGATGACAACCAGGACACGCCGCAGCAGTACGGCGTCCGGTCCATCCCCACGCTGCTCATCTTCAAGGGCGGCCAGGTGGTGGAGCAGATTGTCGGCGCGGTGCCCAAGGCCCGCATCGAGGCCGCGCTGCAGAAGGCCCTGTAG